One Paraburkholderia agricolaris DNA segment encodes these proteins:
- a CDS encoding RrF2 family transcriptional regulator, whose protein sequence is MQRDTRLARLLHVLIHMHLRGGATTSETIALMLHTNPVFVRRTMAALREAGYVKSTGGPGGGWALACDLNDLTVRDVYEAIGHTAPFVICLADDNHTCPVEAAVNRHINEVLGSVENTLLQLLGDKRLSEIAHDVTSSKSRKKTS, encoded by the coding sequence ATGCAACGCGATACCCGATTGGCTCGACTTCTGCACGTCCTCATCCACATGCATCTTCGAGGAGGCGCGACTACCTCAGAGACGATTGCGCTGATGCTGCATACGAACCCCGTCTTTGTCCGCCGAACGATGGCTGCGCTACGCGAAGCGGGGTACGTAAAGTCGACTGGTGGTCCAGGCGGAGGCTGGGCGCTTGCCTGTGACCTCAACGATCTTACGGTGAGAGATGTCTACGAGGCCATTGGACATACCGCGCCGTTTGTGATCTGCCTGGCCGACGACAATCACACTTGTCCGGTGGAAGCGGCGGTAAATCGCCACATCAATGAGGTGTTGGGTTCAGTGGAAAATACGTTACTTCAATTGCTTGGTGACAAGCGGCTCTCCGAGATCGCGCACGACGTGACGTCGTCAAAGTCGCGCAAAAAGACTAGTTAA
- a CDS encoding IclR family transcriptional regulator domain-containing protein — MSLKNGLRILDLLASQGEGVGLVAIADALSLPRSTCHRLLAELVESGYVRQLTDHSRYILTMRMTSNGLEFLSLTGIADIAQPIIERVAAQTGELARLSLVDGEAIIWVGKADGHRIGFRYDPDMGQAARLSCTSTGHAWLMTMTDEQAIALVLKQGFGPPNEFGPNAPTTIKALLGFLHAARIRGYAMIDEVFAPRMSAMAVPVISGSRCVGVISLAGLRVRLTAEKIHEYSVLLRGAANELAQLSNMAGFPSRPPLGKG, encoded by the coding sequence ATGTCACTCAAAAACGGTCTGAGAATTCTCGATCTGCTGGCGTCGCAAGGCGAAGGCGTTGGCCTCGTAGCCATTGCGGATGCCTTGTCCCTGCCGCGCAGCACGTGCCACCGTCTGCTCGCCGAACTTGTTGAAAGCGGGTATGTCCGTCAACTGACCGATCACAGCCGGTACATCCTGACCATGCGCATGACGTCGAACGGACTCGAATTCCTGAGCCTCACGGGCATCGCGGATATCGCCCAGCCGATCATCGAGCGCGTCGCCGCGCAAACCGGTGAACTGGCGCGGCTGTCGCTGGTGGACGGTGAAGCGATTATCTGGGTGGGTAAGGCGGACGGGCATCGCATCGGCTTCCGCTACGACCCCGACATGGGCCAGGCCGCGCGACTTTCATGCACGTCGACCGGGCACGCGTGGCTGATGACGATGACCGACGAACAGGCGATCGCACTGGTTTTGAAGCAGGGCTTCGGACCGCCAAATGAGTTCGGACCCAATGCGCCGACGACAATCAAAGCGCTGCTGGGATTCCTGCACGCTGCTCGCATACGTGGTTACGCGATGATCGACGAGGTGTTTGCCCCGCGCATGTCAGCGATGGCGGTGCCTGTAATAAGTGGTTCGCGCTGCGTCGGCGTTATCAGCTTGGCCGGTCTGCGGGTGCGGCTGACTGCCGAGAAGATTCACGAGTACTCGGTACTGCTGCGCGGGGCAGCGAATGAGCTGGCTCAGTTGAGCAATATGGCGGGATTCCCCAGTCGGCCACCCCTCGGCAAGGGATGA
- a CDS encoding MFS transporter has product MARRAVAGATVGTALEWFDFALYGVVAATIFPKLFFPSLDPTASLLASLASFWAGLAARPLGAVICGMLGDRWGRRKLMLITVSVMGASSFLMGLLPTYQQVGILAPTLLVSLRIIQGFALGGESTGAQLMAVEHASANRRGWYSGLLGICSPLSQILANFSLFTLAALLSSEDFDSWGWRIPFLASFVLVLLGIYIRRKVSETPAFEALKQTGAPTRAANPLGTVFKYHWRTALRLTLFFCGPAALFYLIVVFSLSYLTKHLGVPKQTGFMLLMVANVCAIVGALAGGYLSDRIGRKRALMIGSFCTLICCLIYFPILNQNSIAMTMAVMGAFLGFTQFQSGIQPVWFAESFPTEARYTGSALSYSGANLLTGGPMPIVAVALLNAFNGSPWAIVAVCGSLNLISFLMIAISRETKGTSLECSSTH; this is encoded by the coding sequence ATGGCGCGCCGGGCGGTGGCAGGCGCAACCGTCGGTACAGCGCTCGAATGGTTCGACTTCGCACTGTATGGCGTGGTCGCAGCCACGATCTTTCCAAAGCTATTTTTTCCGTCGCTGGACCCGACCGCCTCGCTGCTCGCGTCGCTGGCTAGCTTCTGGGCCGGGCTGGCCGCACGCCCGCTTGGCGCGGTGATCTGCGGGATGCTCGGTGACCGTTGGGGACGCCGCAAACTGATGCTGATCACCGTTTCGGTGATGGGTGCGTCATCGTTCCTGATGGGGTTGCTGCCCACCTACCAGCAGGTTGGCATCCTCGCGCCGACGTTGCTGGTGTCGCTGCGCATCATTCAGGGTTTTGCGCTCGGCGGCGAATCGACGGGCGCGCAACTGATGGCGGTGGAGCATGCGTCTGCTAACCGCCGTGGTTGGTATTCGGGGCTGCTTGGCATTTGCTCGCCACTCAGTCAGATTCTCGCCAATTTCTCGCTCTTTACTTTGGCCGCACTGCTTTCGTCGGAGGACTTCGATTCTTGGGGATGGCGAATCCCATTCCTCGCAAGCTTTGTGCTGGTGCTGCTGGGCATTTACATCCGCAGGAAGGTTAGCGAGACACCGGCATTCGAGGCGCTCAAGCAGACTGGCGCTCCCACACGCGCCGCCAATCCACTCGGTACAGTCTTCAAATATCACTGGCGCACCGCGCTTCGCCTGACGCTGTTCTTCTGCGGCCCGGCCGCGCTGTTTTATCTGATCGTCGTTTTCTCGCTCAGCTACCTGACGAAACACCTCGGCGTACCCAAGCAGACGGGCTTCATGCTGCTAATGGTTGCGAATGTCTGTGCCATCGTGGGGGCGCTGGCGGGCGGCTATCTGAGCGATCGGATCGGACGCAAACGTGCGCTGATGATCGGCTCGTTCTGCACGTTGATCTGCTGCCTGATCTACTTCCCGATTCTCAACCAGAACTCAATCGCCATGACCATGGCCGTGATGGGCGCATTCCTCGGTTTCACACAGTTCCAGAGTGGCATCCAGCCGGTCTGGTTCGCTGAGTCCTTTCCGACCGAGGCGCGCTACACGGGGTCCGCACTGTCGTACTCGGGAGCCAACCTGCTCACCGGCGGCCCGATGCCGATCGTCGCCGTGGCGCTGCTCAATGCCTTTAACGGTTCTCCATGGGCCATCGTAGCGGTTTGCGGCTCGCTGAACCTGATCTCCTTCCTGATGATCGCAATATCCCGTGAAACCAAAGGCACGTCCCTGGAATGTTCTTCTACACATTGA
- a CDS encoding type II 3-dehydroquinate dehydratase — MTRKLYILNGSNLNMLGAREPHIYGTTTLKDIEENCLTLADTLKFDCVFRQTNSESELIDWIQEAFLQDAALIINPAGFSFGRIPVLDAVKLVRRPVVELHITNIHRRSEEYRHSTISVAATAVICGAGANGYLLAIRAIDDLWGNQT; from the coding sequence ATGACTCGCAAACTCTACATCCTCAATGGCTCCAATCTGAACATGCTGGGCGCAAGGGAGCCGCACATTTACGGCACCACCACGCTCAAGGACATCGAAGAGAACTGCCTGACGCTGGCCGACACGCTCAAGTTCGACTGCGTATTCCGTCAGACCAACAGCGAAAGCGAGCTGATCGACTGGATCCAGGAAGCGTTCCTGCAGGACGCAGCGCTGATCATCAATCCCGCCGGTTTTTCGTTCGGCCGGATTCCGGTGCTCGACGCAGTCAAGCTCGTCCGCCGGCCGGTAGTGGAATTGCATATCACCAACATCCACCGGCGTTCCGAAGAATATCGCCACTCGACGATCTCGGTGGCAGCCACAGCGGTGATCTGCGGAGCTGGTGCGAACGGATATTTGCTAGCGATACGTGCGATTGACGATCTGTGGGGCAACCAGACTTGA
- a CDS encoding MFS transporter codes for MYAISSQTVTEAQVTPGHTSESASGISRRLDQLPATRPVWMLVLLVSIGGWFEFYDLFMTAYVGPGLVKSGMYSVTTASFFGFSGLGAFVAASFAGLFIGTFLLTGLADRFGRRTVFTASLLWYSVATLVMAFQDSAQAINIWRLIAGIGVGVELVVIDTYVSELVPAHFRGRAFAFVHLVQYTAVPSVAFFAWWFEQHPVGGIASWRLTAGLGALGAIAVWAIRRRVPESPRWLAQHGRLAEAGQILDALEAKIGIPVKDSGNESGAHIESVQKPARFSEIWQPPYLRRTLVLLTFHLIQSIGFYGFASWVPTLLVAKGITVTHSLLYSFIIAFANPIGPLIGLAIADRIERKTLIVLSAAGVALFGGMCAVVQSGVFLIALGVLLTLCNTLLSAGYHAYQAELYPTRIRARAVGFVYSLSRLSAMFSGFFIAFTLRSFGTSGVFALITAVMIVVMITIGVFGPKTNRRSLDFVSR; via the coding sequence ATGTATGCAATATCGTCTCAGACAGTGACGGAGGCACAGGTGACGCCTGGTCACACGTCCGAATCCGCTTCGGGGATCAGCCGACGTCTCGATCAGCTTCCTGCCACGCGGCCCGTGTGGATGCTGGTGCTGTTGGTATCGATCGGAGGTTGGTTCGAGTTTTACGACCTTTTCATGACGGCATACGTCGGACCAGGTCTGGTCAAGAGCGGAATGTATTCGGTGACTACAGCGTCGTTTTTCGGTTTCAGCGGGCTGGGCGCGTTCGTGGCGGCATCATTTGCAGGTTTGTTCATCGGCACATTTCTGTTGACCGGTCTTGCCGATCGGTTCGGGCGCAGGACCGTATTTACAGCTTCGTTGCTATGGTATTCGGTAGCGACGCTTGTCATGGCGTTTCAGGATTCCGCCCAGGCGATCAACATCTGGCGACTCATCGCGGGAATCGGCGTCGGTGTGGAGCTAGTCGTGATCGATACCTATGTAAGTGAGCTGGTCCCGGCGCACTTTCGTGGAAGGGCATTTGCGTTCGTCCACCTCGTGCAGTACACGGCAGTTCCCTCGGTCGCGTTTTTCGCGTGGTGGTTCGAACAGCATCCTGTCGGCGGCATCGCGAGCTGGCGTTTGACCGCTGGACTCGGTGCGTTGGGCGCTATCGCCGTCTGGGCGATTCGTCGTCGGGTTCCGGAAAGTCCCCGTTGGCTCGCGCAGCACGGGAGGCTTGCGGAGGCCGGACAGATTCTCGATGCGCTCGAAGCGAAAATTGGCATACCGGTGAAGGACAGTGGAAATGAGTCTGGTGCGCACATCGAATCCGTGCAGAAACCGGCGCGTTTCAGCGAGATCTGGCAGCCGCCATACCTTAGAAGAACGCTTGTCCTGCTGACGTTTCACCTGATCCAGTCGATCGGCTTCTATGGTTTCGCTTCATGGGTGCCGACATTGCTAGTGGCCAAAGGCATCACGGTAACCCATAGCCTGCTGTACTCGTTCATCATCGCATTCGCCAATCCTATCGGGCCGCTGATTGGACTCGCCATTGCGGACCGGATAGAACGCAAGACTTTGATTGTCTTGTCGGCAGCGGGCGTTGCACTGTTCGGTGGGATGTGTGCGGTCGTGCAGTCCGGTGTTTTTCTGATCGCGCTCGGCGTGCTGCTGACGCTCTGCAATACGCTGCTGTCGGCGGGCTATCATGCGTATCAGGCCGAACTCTACCCCACCCGCATCAGAGCTCGCGCAGTGGGCTTCGTCTATTCCCTGTCGCGGTTGTCCGCGATGTTCTCCGGCTTCTTTATCGCTTTCACGCTTCGCAGTTTTGGCACGTCCGGCGTCTTCGCCCTGATCACGGCCGTCATGATTGTCGTGATGATTACCATCGGCGTGTTTGGTCCGAAGACCAATCGACGGAGCCTCGACTTCGTGTCTCGCTGA
- a CDS encoding amidase, whose translation MEGEIRQLGVREIAGQVRRKERPKDYFVRRSLASIEALDSQIRAWACIAPRADTIEAASAVDTAAPLAGVPIGVKDVLHVAGMPTAYGAQLFARRAEEFDAACVGMLRAAGAVPIGKTVTAEFAYKHPGPTRNPHDLRRTPGGSSSGSAAAVAAGMVPVTIGTQTGGSIIRPAAFCGVAGFKPSFGAVPRDGMKVSCESLDVVGWYGTSVSDIGAIADVLLSDERVLQSPARRPRVAVMYGTSLHALDADAREVLAMAERALVDHGATCMQIAFPREFALLVEAHRTIMQYEFARSLASVARVVRSGLSEVLLACVRQGLAISRSQYRGMKDVQSSLRDTWNFHFGDADLILAPSVPGEAPLGLAATGSSAFNVVWSVLGWPCLHIPFGRSRHGLPLGIQLVGKWNGDAELLGWGSWVESLRRDQGATISSESRMASCVIR comes from the coding sequence ATGGAAGGTGAAATCCGACAATTAGGCGTGCGCGAGATCGCCGGGCAGGTTCGACGAAAAGAGAGACCGAAAGACTACTTTGTTCGCCGATCGTTGGCGTCAATCGAAGCGCTGGATTCGCAAATACGTGCGTGGGCTTGCATCGCACCACGTGCGGACACAATCGAAGCAGCAAGTGCAGTAGATACAGCAGCACCGCTCGCCGGCGTGCCTATCGGCGTCAAGGACGTGCTTCATGTTGCCGGCATGCCAACCGCGTACGGCGCACAGCTTTTCGCGCGTCGCGCCGAAGAGTTTGATGCTGCATGCGTGGGCATGTTGCGTGCCGCAGGAGCAGTGCCGATCGGTAAGACCGTCACAGCCGAATTTGCCTATAAACACCCGGGACCGACGCGTAATCCCCACGACCTCCGGCGCACGCCGGGTGGCTCTTCTAGCGGCTCGGCTGCAGCGGTTGCTGCCGGCATGGTACCCGTGACTATCGGCACGCAGACAGGCGGTTCCATAATCCGGCCCGCGGCGTTCTGCGGCGTGGCGGGTTTCAAACCTTCATTCGGTGCTGTACCGCGAGACGGCATGAAGGTGTCGTGCGAATCGCTGGATGTGGTCGGATGGTACGGAACGTCGGTCAGCGATATTGGTGCCATTGCTGACGTGCTGCTGTCCGACGAGCGCGTGTTGCAATCGCCGGCGAGACGTCCGCGAGTCGCAGTGATGTACGGCACCTCGCTGCATGCTCTGGATGCAGACGCGAGAGAGGTACTCGCGATGGCCGAACGTGCGCTGGTAGATCACGGCGCAACCTGTATGCAGATTGCCTTTCCACGGGAATTCGCGCTGCTGGTGGAAGCACATCGAACCATCATGCAGTACGAGTTCGCACGCAGCCTGGCGTCAGTCGCGAGAGTAGTACGCAGCGGGCTCAGTGAGGTATTGCTGGCTTGTGTTCGGCAGGGTCTTGCGATCTCACGCAGCCAATATCGTGGGATGAAGGACGTTCAGTCCTCGCTAAGAGATACATGGAATTTCCACTTCGGCGACGCCGATCTGATTCTCGCTCCTAGCGTGCCCGGTGAAGCGCCGCTGGGACTTGCGGCTACGGGGTCCTCTGCATTCAACGTAGTCTGGTCGGTGCTCGGATGGCCATGTCTGCATATTCCCTTTGGGCGGTCCCGTCATGGTTTGCCTCTCGGTATTCAGTTGGTAGGCAAGTGGAACGGAGACGCTGAACTACTTGGTTGGGGCAGTTGGGTCGAAAGCCTTCGTCGAGATCAAGGCGCAACGATAAGCAGCGAATCGCGCATGGCTTCATGCGTCATCCGATGA
- a CDS encoding LysR family transcriptional regulator has product MAASVDAKLVATFCVAAEELHFARAAERLFMSQPALSHQIRRLEETVDAELFTRTTRSVQLTPAGVVMLEHARELLRDMERMVRRVRQAARGETGRLSVGLTPTAACSPLAEALHQYRLANPGIELDLHELNSIEMQSALRLRTIDVALMRPTAVDADMRVEVIYREPMYVAMRSDHPLTTKSSVDLAELASYPLVGYRADASPYFRNLIHSAFSIARVVPSFLQDSVLPTLLTLVEAGVGLGVVPESVISARGGNLVYRKLPKREELTAKIVVTECQAQPNPAARPFIISIANPPPQTDIKEEPTS; this is encoded by the coding sequence ATGGCGGCCAGCGTCGACGCGAAACTGGTCGCGACATTCTGCGTAGCGGCCGAGGAATTGCATTTCGCGAGGGCGGCAGAGCGCCTTTTCATGAGCCAGCCGGCGCTGAGCCACCAGATCAGACGGCTCGAAGAAACGGTCGATGCGGAGTTGTTCACCCGCACCACGCGTTCGGTCCAACTGACACCGGCGGGCGTCGTGATGCTCGAGCATGCGCGGGAGCTTCTGAGGGACATGGAGCGCATGGTGCGCCGTGTCAGGCAGGCGGCACGCGGAGAAACGGGTAGGCTATCGGTCGGGCTGACACCTACGGCAGCGTGTTCTCCGCTCGCGGAGGCGCTACATCAGTACCGGCTGGCGAACCCAGGAATTGAACTGGACCTGCATGAACTGAACTCCATCGAGATGCAGAGTGCGCTGAGACTGAGAACGATCGACGTCGCGCTTATGCGGCCCACCGCAGTGGACGCAGACATGCGCGTCGAAGTGATCTATCGTGAGCCGATGTATGTGGCGATGCGATCTGATCACCCGTTGACGACAAAATCCAGTGTCGATCTGGCAGAGCTCGCTAGCTATCCACTCGTCGGATACCGAGCCGATGCGTCGCCCTACTTCCGGAATCTCATTCACTCGGCCTTCTCGATTGCCCGCGTAGTCCCTTCTTTTCTCCAGGATAGCGTATTACCGACGTTACTAACGCTAGTCGAAGCAGGCGTCGGCCTTGGCGTCGTGCCGGAGTCGGTCATCAGCGCGCGCGGCGGCAATCTGGTCTATCGCAAGTTGCCCAAGCGCGAAGAATTGACTGCAAAGATAGTAGTGACTGAATGCCAGGCGCAGCCGAATCCCGCAGCACGACCATTCATCATTTCCATTGCAAATCCGCCACCACAAACCGATATCAAGGAAGAGCCCACGAGTTGA
- a CDS encoding NAD(P)H-quinone oxidoreductase, with translation MSASTFHVPSSMTAIEIKQPGGPEVLVPTTRPVPVPAGDEVLIRIHAAAVNGPDVFQRKGLYDPPPGASDIPGLEVAGQVVAVGADVTQFRIGELVCALIPGGGYAEYAVAHACNTMRIPKGLTLVEAAAMPETFMTVWLNLFQRGKLAAGESLLIHGGASGIGTTATMLAKAFGAAKIITTVGSQAHREASLALGADVAIDYRENDFVAETKRSTDERGVDVILDIIAGDYVGRNYEAAAMDGRIVQVGVIKGPAKDLNIVPMLTKRLTHMGSTLRSRTAADKATIINELERQVWPLIESGKIKPVVYKTFALADACGAHELIDSGTHFGKIVLTTGADLIG, from the coding sequence ATGTCTGCTTCAACTTTTCACGTACCGTCGTCGATGACGGCCATCGAGATCAAGCAGCCCGGCGGCCCGGAGGTCCTGGTGCCGACGACGCGCCCGGTGCCGGTGCCGGCTGGCGACGAGGTGCTGATTCGCATCCACGCAGCAGCCGTCAACGGTCCGGACGTGTTTCAGCGCAAGGGGCTGTATGATCCGCCCCCCGGCGCTTCGGACATTCCAGGGCTTGAAGTGGCGGGCCAAGTAGTTGCTGTTGGCGCAGACGTGACTCAATTCCGCATCGGCGAACTGGTGTGTGCATTGATTCCAGGCGGGGGCTATGCAGAGTACGCAGTCGCGCACGCCTGCAATACCATGCGTATCCCCAAAGGCCTGACGCTGGTAGAAGCGGCGGCCATGCCGGAGACGTTTATGACGGTATGGCTTAACCTGTTCCAGCGCGGCAAGCTGGCTGCCGGCGAATCGCTCTTGATCCACGGCGGCGCGTCAGGTATCGGTACAACGGCGACCATGCTGGCGAAGGCGTTTGGGGCTGCGAAAATCATCACGACCGTGGGCTCGCAGGCGCATCGGGAGGCCAGCCTCGCACTGGGCGCAGACGTCGCCATCGACTACCGCGAGAACGACTTCGTCGCCGAAACGAAGCGGTCTACCGATGAGCGAGGCGTCGACGTGATCCTCGACATCATTGCCGGGGACTACGTGGGCAGAAACTATGAAGCCGCTGCCATGGACGGACGGATCGTCCAGGTGGGTGTGATCAAGGGGCCGGCGAAAGATCTCAACATCGTGCCGATGTTGACTAAACGTCTGACGCATATGGGCTCGACATTGCGGTCGCGCACAGCCGCGGATAAGGCGACCATCATCAACGAACTGGAGCGGCAGGTCTGGCCGCTTATCGAGAGCGGCAAAATCAAGCCAGTCGTCTACAAGACCTTTGCGCTTGCCGATGCTTGCGGCGCGCATGAGCTGATCGATTCCGGCACGCACTTTGGAAAGATCGTCCTCACGACAGGTGCCGACCTCATTGGCTAA
- a CDS encoding LysR family transcriptional regulator, with translation MNWDDARVFLAVEREKTLRGASRTLNLDQATVGRRIAALEHALRATLFLRTSDGYALTTAGEAALKSAEKMEHAAHELVRRTQGTDTRLAGDVRVTSTDSIALEFLLPAIERLHAAHPEVRVLLDTSTRMLNLAKREADIAVRSVRPDNPDLVARRLARWPMALFASNAYIEQHGKPAAGSAFAGHDLVVYQGNWTGNRSATLAGEPIHAGRIVSTFNTSLMLRSAVKAGLGIGELPVHLAEHDGLVQIWPEPARGAVYEIWLVTHQDLRHTARITAMIEQIVAAFEDHTTHTK, from the coding sequence ATGAACTGGGATGACGCGCGAGTGTTTCTCGCGGTGGAGCGGGAAAAAACGCTCCGTGGAGCGTCCAGGACGCTCAATCTTGATCAGGCAACGGTCGGCAGAAGAATTGCGGCGCTGGAGCACGCGCTGCGTGCAACGCTCTTCCTGAGGACCTCCGACGGCTATGCGTTGACCACTGCCGGCGAGGCCGCGCTGAAATCGGCGGAGAAAATGGAACACGCCGCGCACGAACTCGTCAGACGAACCCAAGGCACGGATACACGGCTTGCCGGAGACGTGAGAGTCACCAGCACCGACTCGATCGCGCTCGAATTCCTGCTTCCCGCTATCGAACGGCTACACGCTGCGCATCCCGAAGTGCGCGTCCTGCTGGACACCTCGACGCGCATGCTTAATCTGGCAAAGCGTGAAGCTGATATTGCGGTCCGATCAGTGAGGCCGGATAACCCAGATCTTGTCGCGCGGCGTCTCGCCCGCTGGCCCATGGCGCTCTTTGCCTCGAATGCCTACATCGAGCAGCACGGCAAGCCCGCTGCTGGTTCCGCCTTCGCGGGGCACGATCTCGTCGTCTATCAGGGAAACTGGACTGGCAATCGTTCAGCGACTCTAGCTGGCGAACCGATACACGCGGGGCGCATCGTATCGACCTTCAATACCAGCCTGATGCTGCGCAGCGCGGTAAAGGCGGGTCTGGGCATTGGTGAGTTGCCGGTACATCTGGCTGAACACGACGGGCTGGTGCAGATATGGCCTGAACCTGCCCGTGGGGCGGTCTACGAAATCTGGCTCGTCACGCATCAAGACCTGCGGCACACCGCGCGCATCACAGCGATGATTGAGCAGATTGTCGCCGCATTCGAGGATCACACAACTCACACAAAATAG
- a CDS encoding alanyl-tRNA editing protein produces MTRKVFWDEPYQTALDTIVSQVDGEQVQVEATIFFAFSGGQESDRGSLAGYPVIKAEKLGLEIVYTLPHDHSLSVGDCVTWRIDWERRYRLMRLHFAAEMVLQLVYRLRPGIERIGAHIAQDKARIDFASDVSLAPLFPEIESAAADLTTRDLPILTDFSDVQTQRRYWKVDGFAMMACGGTHPKSTHEIGAVKLKRKNTGRGKERIEVMLEGH; encoded by the coding sequence GTGACACGAAAAGTATTCTGGGACGAACCTTACCAAACAGCGCTGGACACAATCGTCAGTCAAGTGGACGGTGAGCAGGTGCAGGTCGAGGCGACGATATTTTTTGCCTTCTCTGGCGGCCAGGAAAGCGATCGCGGTTCACTTGCCGGATACCCGGTTATCAAGGCTGAAAAGCTTGGCCTGGAAATCGTTTATACCTTGCCGCACGACCATTCACTAAGCGTGGGGGACTGCGTCACATGGCGCATTGACTGGGAGAGGCGGTATCGACTGATGCGCCTGCACTTTGCCGCAGAAATGGTCTTGCAGTTGGTATATCGGCTGCGCCCGGGCATCGAGCGTATCGGCGCCCACATCGCACAAGATAAGGCGCGCATCGATTTCGCGAGCGATGTCAGCCTCGCGCCGTTGTTTCCGGAGATTGAATCAGCGGCAGCAGATTTGACGACACGCGATCTCCCTATCCTCACAGATTTCAGCGATGTCCAAACACAGCGAAGATACTGGAAAGTTGATGGCTTTGCGATGATGGCCTGTGGAGGCACGCATCCAAAATCGACTCACGAGATTGGTGCAGTGAAACTCAAACGCAAAAATACGGGTCGAGGAAAGGAGCGAATTGAGGTCATGCTGGAGGGACACTAG
- a CDS encoding DUF695 domain-containing protein has product MNNDVMRTGWATGTSRNATNGRVTIFRYIKDFDENFDRLDYPIRVIIVWEYDSETGMPAIDVRERMDATEDALSLVVEEDGFAILALVSTGENLREWTYYVASETEFMTRLNQALAGRPKLPVNIHIGEDAQWAMYDEFKRNIRE; this is encoded by the coding sequence ATGAATAACGACGTGATGCGGACCGGGTGGGCGACGGGAACATCAAGAAACGCAACCAATGGTCGCGTGACCATCTTTCGGTATATCAAAGATTTCGACGAAAATTTCGATCGCCTCGATTATCCCATCCGAGTCATCATTGTTTGGGAATACGATTCTGAAACTGGAATGCCAGCCATCGACGTGCGAGAGCGGATGGACGCCACGGAAGATGCACTGAGTTTAGTTGTTGAAGAGGATGGGTTTGCAATCCTCGCTCTCGTTTCTACCGGAGAAAACTTGAGGGAATGGACATACTACGTGGCCTCTGAGACCGAATTTATGACCCGACTCAACCAGGCGCTGGCGGGCCGCCCAAAGCTTCCCGTCAACATCCACATTGGCGAAGACGCACAATGGGCGATGTATGACGAGTTCAAGCGGAACATTCGGGAATAG
- a CDS encoding DinB family protein — protein sequence MHDTLQHLFRYKAWANDELLTALARLGALRRLILTRLAIKALSHSYVVDRIFAAHLQRKAPPYTSANLSELPTLDDLAADIRTSDQEYITYVSGLDRGALAERIDFVFTDGAPGCMSREEMLMHVINHGTGHRGQVSALMLLNAVSPARDGFTTYLHEAEASTRGRG from the coding sequence ATGCACGACACGTTGCAACACCTGTTTCGATACAAGGCCTGGGCGAATGACGAACTGCTGACCGCGCTAGCCAGACTTGGGGCCTTGCGTCGACTCATCCTTACCCGACTGGCCATCAAAGCCCTGAGCCACAGCTATGTAGTCGACCGGATCTTCGCCGCGCATCTGCAGCGAAAGGCTCCTCCCTATACGTCGGCCAACCTGAGCGAGTTGCCAACACTGGACGATCTGGCTGCAGACATCAGGACGTCCGATCAGGAATACATCACGTACGTGTCCGGGCTTGATCGCGGCGCCCTTGCGGAACGGATCGATTTCGTTTTCACCGATGGCGCCCCAGGCTGCATGTCCCGGGAGGAAATGCTCATGCACGTCATCAACCACGGCACTGGCCACCGCGGCCAGGTCAGCGCCCTGATGCTGCTCAACGCCGTTTCACCGGCCAGAGACGGGTTCACAACCTATTTGCATGAAGCGGAGGCGTCGACGAGAGGGCGAGGCTGA